A DNA window from Caretta caretta isolate rCarCar2 chromosome 7, rCarCar1.hap1, whole genome shotgun sequence contains the following coding sequences:
- the LOC125640322 gene encoding transmembrane protein 150A-like isoform X2, with translation MALSNNHICPVHNWNYNQSCGLDGPISCCTLDHIPLVSKCGTFPPESCFFSLICSLGSFMVMLVGLLRYAHVIECCGPSLLNTLGLAAGWICAAGLTMVGNFQVDYAKVLHYIGAGVAFPTSMLFVFLQSLLTYRMAKTRGHYWTAHLRSILSTLAFITLVFSGVFFVQESFVLQHVAALCEWIFIINILVFYGTFTFEFGAISTDTFLVLLKASRAPKSYKSDSSTASMPHGHRHSEGLAMV, from the exons ATGGCACTCTCTAACAACCACATCTGCCCAGTCCACAACTG GAATTATAACcagtcctgtgggctggatggCCCCATTTCGTGCTGCACTCTGGATCACATTCCTCTGGTCAG CAAGTGTGGCACCTTCCCTCCGGAGAGCTGCTTCTTCAGCCTGATCTGCAGCCTGGGCTCGTTCATGG TGATGCTTGTTGGCCTGCTGAGATACGCCCACGTCATCGAGTGTTGTGGGCCGTCCCTTCTCAACACCCTGGGGCTGGCGGCAGGCTGGATCTGCGCCGCTGGCCTCACCATGGTTGGCAACTTTCAG GTGGACTATGCCAAGGTGCTGCATTACATTGGCGCAGGTGTGGCGTTTCCGACCAGCATGCTCTTTGTGTTCCTGCAGTCACTTCTGACTTACCGCATGGCGAAAACCAGGGGCCACTACTGGACCGCCCACTTGCGCAGCATCCTCTCCACTCTGGCCTTCATCACCCTTGTCTTCA GTGGTGTGTTCTTCGTCCAGGAGAGTTTTGTTCTGCAACACGTGGCCGCCCTGTGTGAGTGGATTTTCATCATCAACATCCTCGTCTTCTATGGCACCTTCACTTTTGAGTTCGGGGCCATCTCCACAGACACGTTCCTGGTACTCCTGAAAGCCAGCCGGGCTCCCAAGAGCTACAAATCCGACAGCAGTACAGCCAGCATGCCGCACGGCCACCGCCACTCCGAGGGCCTGGCCATGGTCTGA
- the LOC125640322 gene encoding transmembrane protein 150A-like isoform X3, whose translation MPAWGILPVTLPAVTISGMWIVYAMALSNNHICPVHNWNYNQSCGLDGPISCCTLDHIPLVSKCGTFPPESCFFSLICSLGSFMVMLVGLLRYAHVIECCGPSLLNTLGLAAGWICAAGLTMVGNFQSLLTYRMAKTRGHYWTAHLRSILSTLAFITLVFSGVFFVQESFVLQHVAALCEWIFIINILVFYGTFTFEFGAISTDTFLVLLKASRAPKSYKSDSSTASMPHGHRHSEGLAMV comes from the exons ATGCCCGCCTGGGGGATCCTGCCCGTCACCCTGCCCGCCGTCACCATCAGCGGCATGTGGATCGT GTATGCCATGGCACTCTCTAACAACCACATCTGCCCAGTCCACAACTG GAATTATAACcagtcctgtgggctggatggCCCCATTTCGTGCTGCACTCTGGATCACATTCCTCTGGTCAG CAAGTGTGGCACCTTCCCTCCGGAGAGCTGCTTCTTCAGCCTGATCTGCAGCCTGGGCTCGTTCATGG TGATGCTTGTTGGCCTGCTGAGATACGCCCACGTCATCGAGTGTTGTGGGCCGTCCCTTCTCAACACCCTGGGGCTGGCGGCAGGCTGGATCTGCGCCGCTGGCCTCACCATGGTTGGCAACTTTCAG TCACTTCTGACTTACCGCATGGCGAAAACCAGGGGCCACTACTGGACCGCCCACTTGCGCAGCATCCTCTCCACTCTGGCCTTCATCACCCTTGTCTTCA GTGGTGTGTTCTTCGTCCAGGAGAGTTTTGTTCTGCAACACGTGGCCGCCCTGTGTGAGTGGATTTTCATCATCAACATCCTCGTCTTCTATGGCACCTTCACTTTTGAGTTCGGGGCCATCTCCACAGACACGTTCCTGGTACTCCTGAAAGCCAGCCGGGCTCCCAAGAGCTACAAATCCGACAGCAGTACAGCCAGCATGCCGCACGGCCACCGCCACTCCGAGGGCCTGGCCATGGTCTGA
- the LOC125640322 gene encoding transmembrane protein 150A-like isoform X1 has product MPAWGILPVTLPAVTISGMWIVYAMALSNNHICPVHNWNYNQSCGLDGPISCCTLDHIPLVSKCGTFPPESCFFSLICSLGSFMVMLVGLLRYAHVIECCGPSLLNTLGLAAGWICAAGLTMVGNFQVDYAKVLHYIGAGVAFPTSMLFVFLQSLLTYRMAKTRGHYWTAHLRSILSTLAFITLVFSGVFFVQESFVLQHVAALCEWIFIINILVFYGTFTFEFGAISTDTFLVLLKASRAPKSYKSDSSTASMPHGHRHSEGLAMV; this is encoded by the exons ATGCCCGCCTGGGGGATCCTGCCCGTCACCCTGCCCGCCGTCACCATCAGCGGCATGTGGATCGT GTATGCCATGGCACTCTCTAACAACCACATCTGCCCAGTCCACAACTG GAATTATAACcagtcctgtgggctggatggCCCCATTTCGTGCTGCACTCTGGATCACATTCCTCTGGTCAG CAAGTGTGGCACCTTCCCTCCGGAGAGCTGCTTCTTCAGCCTGATCTGCAGCCTGGGCTCGTTCATGG TGATGCTTGTTGGCCTGCTGAGATACGCCCACGTCATCGAGTGTTGTGGGCCGTCCCTTCTCAACACCCTGGGGCTGGCGGCAGGCTGGATCTGCGCCGCTGGCCTCACCATGGTTGGCAACTTTCAG GTGGACTATGCCAAGGTGCTGCATTACATTGGCGCAGGTGTGGCGTTTCCGACCAGCATGCTCTTTGTGTTCCTGCAGTCACTTCTGACTTACCGCATGGCGAAAACCAGGGGCCACTACTGGACCGCCCACTTGCGCAGCATCCTCTCCACTCTGGCCTTCATCACCCTTGTCTTCA GTGGTGTGTTCTTCGTCCAGGAGAGTTTTGTTCTGCAACACGTGGCCGCCCTGTGTGAGTGGATTTTCATCATCAACATCCTCGTCTTCTATGGCACCTTCACTTTTGAGTTCGGGGCCATCTCCACAGACACGTTCCTGGTACTCCTGAAAGCCAGCCGGGCTCCCAAGAGCTACAAATCCGACAGCAGTACAGCCAGCATGCCGCACGGCCACCGCCACTCCGAGGGCCTGGCCATGGTCTGA